A window from Flavobacterium sp. 83 encodes these proteins:
- a CDS encoding translocation/assembly module TamB domain-containing protein, with amino-acid sequence MKKYLQKSFKIFLWTIGTILLLFLLLIIVLQFPSVQNYAKEKAVTYLEGKIQTKVSIDKLKIAFPEKLILEGVYFQDQKKDTLLAGEKLAVDISLLQLINNKVEINSMQLEGFTTYLNRDSNGIFNFDYIIKVFSSPDKQKANSKPMQFSVEEIQLDRIQFKYTDAISKNDIVTNLNHFETTIKTFDLEQMNFEIPKVKIKGLKFKLKQGLVQTKAISEKKTSQTALKLKLGEIDLSKIDVDYQSEETKLSTTFYLKQLLAKIDKIDFNNQILLIDRFDLTGVEGALAFEKLEKTKKQSVNSAPNNWEVKVNKTDFKRVYFRYDDNNVAAIKEGLDYNHLYLNKLNLQVDALYYNPENISGDANSLTFKDKSGLNVQSFNAEFFYGKKNAFLKKLYLKTPQTELRDEILVGYPSIQSLVKNPGELGITANLKKSKLGIKDILLFAPILIKTNPFMSYQNSILLVNGKVSGKLKNFAFPGVEISGIGTTKVAASGRIIGLPDVNKAYFDLDIKDLQSGSKDFNGILPPGTIPNSIQLPTKFSAVGTFKGTIAAFKTNMNVVSNFGNAKIKGAYDRSIKNKDKYDAQIELNNFDLGKFIKNDSIGRVTLKANIKGSGSNLKTATASLNGTILKAYYNKYTYNNLNIKGVIRNGNFNVTAVAKDPNLTFDLVSSGSFRDKYPSGKLKLNVDIADLEKLNLHAGPMKIRGVVDADIQSGNLDYLNGIVNAHNITIANAKEQFAIDSINIIATSTSEKNTLLLKSPFIDAEVNGKYKLSKIASALSNSIAKYYDSKPNSKKIAVEKQQLVFKIDIKDSPILLKLIPDLKSLEPININGRYNSVNDSIVLSATIPKLIYGQNTVTNAVLKVDTKDKALVYSLIVDDIQNKQIQLPYTNISGKIQDNLVEYTLQLKDVKDKERYLITGTLHATNGSNEIVFDPKNLLLNYESWKISQDNLIRFGKKGIYANNFELSKDGSSIRIQSQSDVANAPIAIDFKDFDIKTITSIVEKSDLQMSGKINGNALIKNLATSPLFTSDLNIENFTFKKDTVGTISIKVNNALANRYDAVISITGQGNQVNLDGNYKASDSSFDMNLAIGKLNLKSIQGFTLNNIIESTGFFSGNFKITGNTSQPKVIGELQFNEIGFKATQLNSKFKSANDKIVFTGDAILFDNFIIKDEKDNDLTINGKINSTNFSNFGFDLALDADNFKAINSKSKDNDLYYGELYLDNHLKISGNFDNPVVEGNIKINKDTKFTIVLPQSDPSIADREGIVEFIDQDQPQLIETVAINELNSQSDVKGINASVNIEIDKDAELSLIIDKASGDFLKLKGEAQLNGGIDPSGKTTLTGRYELSEGSYEMNFNSIKRKFDIKKGSYILWTGEPTTADISITAIYKTQAAPIDLVNDQLGSVTAYVRNTYKQKIPFETKLKMTGEIMKPTISFDIVLPEGNNSVSTEIINTTQAKLTQLRQQPDELNKQVFALLLLNRFIGENPFASEAGGINVSSLARQSASKILSQQLNNLAGDLISGVELNFDLNTADDYTTGQRANKTDLNVGISKKLLNDRLKVTVGSSFGIEGPQQVNQNANNIAGDVSLEYQLSKDGRYKMRVYRVNKYQVALQGEVVETGIAFTITLDYNKFKELFVKSKVQKAAKKDK; translated from the coding sequence TTGAAAAAATACTTACAAAAAAGTTTTAAAATTTTCCTATGGACAATAGGGACAATTTTACTATTGTTTCTATTGTTAATCATTGTTCTTCAATTCCCTTCCGTTCAGAATTATGCCAAAGAAAAAGCGGTAACCTACCTTGAAGGAAAAATTCAAACCAAAGTTTCAATAGACAAACTAAAAATTGCTTTTCCTGAAAAATTAATTCTCGAAGGCGTTTATTTTCAGGATCAAAAAAAAGATACACTCTTAGCTGGAGAAAAACTCGCTGTTGATATCAGTTTGTTGCAATTAATAAATAACAAAGTTGAGATTAACTCCATGCAACTCGAAGGTTTTACAACTTATTTAAATAGAGATTCTAATGGCATTTTCAATTTTGATTATATTATAAAAGTTTTCTCTTCGCCTGATAAACAAAAAGCAAATTCAAAACCGATGCAGTTTTCTGTGGAAGAAATACAATTGGATCGAATTCAATTTAAATATACTGATGCTATTTCAAAAAATGATATTGTCACGAATCTAAATCATTTTGAAACAACGATAAAGACTTTTGATTTAGAACAAATGAACTTTGAAATCCCTAAAGTAAAAATCAAAGGATTAAAGTTTAAATTGAAACAAGGCTTGGTACAAACAAAAGCAATTTCCGAAAAAAAAACTTCCCAAACTGCCTTAAAATTAAAACTGGGCGAAATTGATTTATCCAAAATTGATGTTGATTACCAAAGTGAAGAAACCAAGTTATCTACTACTTTTTATTTAAAACAACTATTAGCCAAAATTGATAAAATAGATTTCAATAATCAGATTTTATTAATCGACAGATTTGACCTGACAGGTGTTGAAGGTGCATTAGCATTTGAAAAATTAGAAAAAACAAAAAAACAATCTGTAAATTCAGCACCAAACAACTGGGAAGTAAAAGTAAATAAAACAGATTTTAAGCGCGTTTATTTCCGTTATGACGATAATAATGTTGCTGCAATAAAAGAAGGTTTAGATTACAACCATTTGTATCTTAATAAATTAAATTTACAAGTTGACGCACTTTACTACAATCCCGAAAACATATCCGGAGATGCAAATTCGTTAACATTTAAAGATAAAAGTGGTTTAAACGTTCAATCGTTTAATGCTGAATTTTTCTATGGCAAAAAGAATGCTTTTCTTAAAAAATTATATTTAAAAACTCCTCAAACCGAATTGAGAGATGAAATTCTAGTAGGTTATCCTTCAATTCAATCATTGGTGAAAAATCCAGGGGAATTAGGGATCACTGCTAACTTGAAGAAAAGTAAATTGGGTATTAAAGATATTTTGCTTTTTGCACCCATTTTAATAAAAACGAATCCATTCATGAGTTATCAGAATTCGATTCTGCTCGTAAATGGTAAAGTGTCGGGGAAATTGAAGAATTTTGCATTTCCAGGTGTTGAAATTAGCGGTATTGGAACTACGAAAGTGGCAGCCAGCGGAAGAATCATTGGTTTGCCAGATGTAAATAAAGCGTACTTTGATTTGGATATTAAAGATTTACAATCCGGTTCTAAAGATTTCAATGGAATTTTACCTCCTGGAACGATTCCAAATTCGATTCAGCTTCCTACAAAATTTAGTGCAGTTGGAACTTTCAAAGGAACTATTGCTGCTTTTAAAACCAATATGAATGTGGTAAGCAATTTTGGAAATGCAAAAATCAAAGGCGCATACGACCGTAGCATAAAAAATAAAGATAAATACGATGCTCAAATAGAGTTGAATAATTTTGATCTAGGAAAATTTATCAAAAACGATTCGATTGGTAGGGTTACATTAAAAGCCAATATAAAAGGAAGCGGTTCTAATCTAAAAACAGCGACGGCTTCGCTCAACGGAACAATTCTAAAAGCCTATTACAATAAATACACCTATAATAATTTAAACATAAAAGGAGTAATTCGCAATGGAAATTTCAATGTTACTGCTGTGGCAAAAGATCCAAATCTGACTTTTGATTTAGTCAGTAGTGGGAGTTTTAGAGACAAATATCCAAGCGGAAAATTAAAACTCAATGTTGATATCGCTGATTTAGAAAAACTGAATCTGCATGCGGGGCCAATGAAAATAAGAGGTGTTGTAGATGCTGATATTCAATCGGGAAATTTAGATTATCTCAATGGAATTGTAAATGCACATAACATAACAATCGCAAATGCGAAAGAACAATTTGCAATTGATTCGATCAATATAATAGCAACATCAACTTCTGAAAAGAATACATTACTACTGAAATCTCCTTTTATAGATGCTGAAGTAAACGGTAAATACAAATTATCAAAAATAGCTTCTGCTTTATCTAATTCGATTGCAAAGTATTATGACAGTAAACCAAATTCAAAAAAAATTGCTGTTGAAAAACAACAATTAGTTTTTAAAATTGACATAAAAGACAGTCCAATTTTATTAAAACTTATTCCTGATTTGAAAAGTCTGGAACCGATTAACATCAATGGAAGATACAATTCAGTTAACGATTCTATTGTTCTGAGCGCCACCATTCCTAAATTAATTTATGGTCAAAACACCGTTACAAATGCAGTTCTTAAAGTGGATACAAAAGACAAAGCACTTGTTTACAGCCTAATTGTAGACGACATTCAAAATAAACAAATCCAATTGCCTTATACTAATATATCTGGAAAAATACAAGACAACCTTGTAGAGTATACCTTGCAATTAAAAGATGTAAAAGACAAAGAAAGATACTTAATTACGGGAACATTACATGCAACAAACGGGAGTAACGAAATAGTTTTTGATCCGAAGAATTTACTTCTTAATTATGAATCATGGAAAATATCACAAGATAATTTAATCCGTTTTGGTAAAAAAGGGATCTATGCTAATAATTTCGAATTGAGTAAAGATGGAAGCAGTATTAGAATTCAATCTCAATCTGACGTCGCGAATGCACCTATAGCAATAGATTTCAAGGATTTTGACATCAAAACCATTACTAGTATCGTAGAGAAAAGTGATTTGCAAATGAGCGGAAAAATCAATGGAAATGCGTTGATAAAAAATCTAGCGACATCGCCACTTTTTACTTCGGATTTAAATATTGAAAATTTTACTTTCAAAAAAGATACCGTTGGTACCATTAGTATAAAAGTCAATAATGCATTAGCAAATAGATATGATGCCGTAATTTCGATTACTGGTCAGGGAAACCAAGTCAATTTAGATGGAAACTATAAAGCATCTGACAGCAGTTTTGATATGAACCTAGCCATTGGAAAACTAAATTTGAAAAGCATTCAGGGTTTCACATTGAATAATATCATAGAAAGCACTGGCTTTTTTAGCGGTAATTTCAAAATAACAGGGAATACTTCTCAACCTAAAGTTATTGGAGAATTACAATTCAATGAAATTGGTTTTAAAGCAACGCAACTTAATTCAAAATTCAAATCGGCAAATGATAAAATCGTTTTTACCGGCGATGCTATCCTTTTTGATAATTTCATTATAAAAGATGAAAAAGACAATGATTTAACCATTAACGGAAAAATAAACAGTACCAATTTCAGCAATTTTGGTTTTGATTTAGCCTTGGATGCTGATAATTTCAAAGCTATCAATTCTAAATCCAAAGACAACGATTTGTATTATGGCGAATTATACCTAGACAATCATTTGAAAATATCAGGCAATTTTGATAACCCTGTAGTGGAAGGAAATATCAAAATCAACAAAGACACTAAATTTACTATTGTTTTACCACAATCAGACCCATCAATAGCTGATAGAGAAGGAATTGTTGAATTTATTGATCAAGACCAGCCACAATTAATTGAGACGGTTGCCATCAATGAATTAAATAGCCAATCGGACGTAAAAGGAATCAATGCTTCTGTAAATATAGAAATAGACAAAGACGCAGAATTATCCCTTATTATTGATAAAGCAAGTGGAGATTTCCTGAAACTAAAAGGGGAAGCACAATTAAACGGTGGAATTGACCCTTCAGGGAAAACGACTTTGACCGGCCGATATGAATTATCTGAAGGAAGTTATGAGATGAATTTTAATTCTATAAAAAGAAAATTCGACATCAAAAAAGGAAGTTATATCCTATGGACCGGGGAACCAACCACGGCCGACATCAGTATTACGGCAATTTATAAAACGCAAGCAGCGCCAATTGATTTAGTTAATGATCAATTGGGATCTGTTACAGCTTATGTAAGAAATACGTACAAACAAAAAATTCCTTTTGAGACTAAATTAAAAATGACCGGTGAAATAATGAAACCTACTATTTCATTTGACATTGTTTTACCAGAAGGAAATAATAGCGTTTCGACAGAAATCATAAATACGACTCAAGCCAAACTGACTCAGTTACGCCAGCAACCGGATGAATTGAACAAGCAGGTTTTTGCCCTATTGCTACTAAATCGTTTTATAGGAGAAAACCCTTTTGCGAGTGAAGCAGGAGGAATAAACGTTTCATCACTTGCCAGACAAAGTGCCAGTAAAATTTTATCACAGCAGCTAAATAATCTGGCTGGTGACTTAATTAGTGGTGTCGAACTTAATTTTGATTTGAATACCGCTGATGATTATACAACAGGGCAGCGTGCGAATAAAACCGACCTTAATGTTGGTATTTCTAAAAAATTACTAAATGACCGCTTGAAAGTTACTGTTGGAAGTAGTTTTGGCATTGAAGGTCCACAGCAAGTTAATCAGAATGCAAATAATATAGCAGGTGATGTTTCTCTGGAATACCAACTTTCAAAAGACGGAAGGTATAAAATGCGAGTTTATCGAGTAAATAAATATCAAGTAGCGCTTCAAGGTGAAGTTGTAGAAACTGGAATTGCTTTTACCATCACTTTGGATTATAATAAATTCAAGGAGCTATTTGTTAAAAGTAAAGTCCAAAAAGCAGCGAAAAAAGACAAATAA
- a CDS encoding Na/Pi cotransporter family protein has product MENLNHFFKLAAGIGLFLFAMYLLEESLKNLSGRSFKLFLQRITKNKLGAVVGGVIITGILQSSSMVTLMLLAFVGAGVFSMRNAMAIILGANLGTTVNSWLIASLGFKVDIEVIAYPAICLGGIFLILFSNRKSMKYLAYFLFGFGLLFIGLSFMKTAMESQVLDFDFSKYVEMPKVIFILIGFLITLIVQSSSVTMALTLSALHAGAISFPIAAIIALGSETGTIIKIVLGAIGGNASKKRIVLGNLFFNIFITALVFLFLNPILFLITDVLKIKDPLIGLATFSSLINFMAILIFFPILNYFTKFLELFFKDTDADTAAFINHATIKEPETALDLLRMETKYFVHNSMLFNLELFKIDTLMLRKNEDFKTTNEKRNFFSKTIEEKYEFMKQLQGEIQSFYLDLRPKLEGDQQVELNQLISAVRSAMHSAKSIKDIGTNISNLRNSSKDIKYNFFLHHKKETENLYLEFNTFLTQNKKASFEDLQHLFDSIQNNYTTALNTFYTEAVNAPIEKIDITTVINFNRELFTSNKAMLMAIKEILLEEKQAEYFNEIPVYKT; this is encoded by the coding sequence ATGGAAAATCTCAATCATTTTTTCAAACTTGCAGCCGGGATTGGTTTATTCCTTTTCGCAATGTATCTACTGGAGGAATCCTTAAAAAATCTTTCGGGGCGGAGTTTCAAACTTTTTCTGCAACGCATTACCAAAAATAAATTGGGCGCTGTTGTAGGTGGTGTCATCATAACGGGTATTTTACAAAGTAGCTCTATGGTTACGCTGATGTTACTGGCTTTCGTCGGCGCAGGGGTTTTCAGTATGCGAAATGCCATGGCAATTATCTTGGGCGCAAATCTAGGGACGACTGTTAATAGTTGGCTAATTGCCAGTCTTGGTTTTAAAGTAGATATTGAAGTAATTGCATATCCTGCAATATGCTTAGGAGGAATATTTCTTATCCTTTTTAGTAATCGCAAGTCGATGAAATATCTAGCCTACTTCCTTTTTGGTTTTGGTTTGTTATTCATTGGTCTTTCCTTCATGAAAACGGCAATGGAATCACAAGTACTGGATTTTGATTTTTCAAAATATGTCGAAATGCCTAAAGTTATTTTCATACTTATAGGCTTTCTTATAACCCTTATCGTACAATCTAGCTCCGTAACTATGGCGCTAACACTTAGTGCGCTTCACGCCGGAGCGATCAGTTTTCCTATTGCAGCTATAATTGCGCTAGGATCAGAAACAGGTACAATTATCAAAATTGTATTGGGAGCTATAGGCGGTAATGCTTCTAAAAAACGAATTGTTCTTGGTAATTTATTTTTTAATATTTTCATTACAGCATTGGTTTTTCTATTTCTAAATCCAATTCTTTTCTTGATTACTGATGTTTTAAAAATAAAAGATCCATTAATTGGTCTGGCCACTTTTTCCAGTCTGATCAATTTTATGGCCATTCTTATTTTTTTTCCAATACTCAACTATTTCACAAAATTTTTGGAACTATTTTTCAAAGATACCGATGCCGATACAGCAGCTTTTATTAATCATGCGACAATCAAAGAACCTGAAACTGCTCTTGATTTACTCCGTATGGAAACAAAATATTTCGTCCATAATTCCATGTTATTCAATTTGGAATTATTCAAGATTGACACCTTAATGCTTCGTAAAAATGAGGACTTTAAAACTACCAATGAAAAAAGAAATTTCTTTTCGAAAACCATAGAAGAAAAATATGAATTCATGAAACAATTACAAGGCGAGATACAGTCTTTTTATTTAGACTTAAGACCAAAATTAGAAGGCGATCAGCAAGTGGAACTCAACCAACTCATTTCTGCAGTGCGCAGTGCGATGCATTCTGCAAAAAGTATAAAAGACATTGGCACTAATATTTCAAACCTCAGAAATTCATCAAAAGATATCAAGTATAATTTTTTCCTACACCATAAAAAAGAAACTGAAAACCTGTATCTTGAATTTAATACGTTCCTTACTCAAAATAAAAAAGCAAGTTTTGAAGACCTCCAACATCTATTTGATTCCATACAAAACAACTATACAACTGCTCTCAATACGTTCTATACAGAAGCCGTAAATGCACCCATTGAAAAAATAGACATAACGACTGTCATTAACTTTAACAGGGAATTATTCACCTCAAATAAAGCAATGCTTATGGCAATAAAAGAAATTTTATTAGAAGAAAAACAGGCGGAATATTTCAATGAAATTCCTGTTTATAAAACCTAA
- a CDS encoding TolC family protein translates to MKHLMLCLFCLLVVVIFNPVHAQISDSIRKWSIEECFKYAMEHNIEINTLLLMEQSSAQDLYAAKGSQIPNLSGSVNNQFNNSKIESAGSGNLENQLTSSGNYSVNSSIVLWNANYIKNNIKQRDLLRQSAGLSVQQSRNTITFLITQSYLAILLAKENLTYLLDLYTTSEAKVKQGQLFYDAGSIPKNNLLQLQAQLAGDKYLVVQTQNTIRQNILSLKQILQLPTEVLFDVFIPVSIEIVTVAPSLQSVQQTAFEIFPEIKIGELEVAIASLDIAKAKAGFKPTLAANGALGTGYSSVISNSNFSKTSYFTQLDNNFYQRVGLNLSIPIFSNRINKTNLEKANIGFKQANINLQNSQLVLSQEVEQAYLNFTNALQAYNAAKEQLSAVTETYRIVNEQFRLGGINSFDLLQQRNQYVQAVQSYTQTKYTAVLQQKIYDFYRGIPIQL, encoded by the coding sequence ATGAAACATTTGATGTTGTGCTTATTTTGCCTTTTAGTGGTTGTGATTTTTAATCCTGTTCATGCACAAATTTCAGATTCTATTCGGAAATGGAGTATTGAAGAGTGTTTTAAATATGCGATGGAGCATAATATTGAAATAAACACACTGCTACTTATGGAACAATCTTCTGCCCAAGATTTATATGCAGCCAAAGGGAGCCAAATCCCTAATCTTTCTGGTTCTGTTAATAACCAATTCAATAATAGTAAAATTGAAAGCGCTGGTAGCGGCAATTTGGAAAACCAATTAACCAGTAGCGGAAACTATTCCGTTAATTCATCGATTGTTCTTTGGAATGCGAATTATATAAAAAACAATATAAAGCAAAGAGATTTGCTAAGACAATCGGCAGGACTTTCGGTGCAGCAATCAAGGAATACAATTACGTTTTTGATTACGCAGAGTTATTTGGCTATTTTACTGGCAAAAGAAAACCTAACCTACCTTTTGGATCTTTATACCACATCAGAAGCCAAGGTAAAACAAGGACAACTATTTTACGATGCTGGCAGTATTCCAAAAAATAATTTGCTGCAGTTACAAGCACAATTGGCAGGCGATAAATACTTAGTGGTACAAACCCAAAACACCATTAGGCAAAATATCCTATCACTAAAACAAATATTGCAATTACCAACTGAGGTTTTATTTGATGTTTTTATACCAGTATCAATAGAAATTGTTACCGTTGCACCTTCACTTCAAAGTGTGCAACAAACTGCCTTTGAAATTTTCCCTGAAATAAAAATTGGAGAATTAGAAGTTGCGATTGCTTCTCTGGATATCGCCAAAGCGAAAGCGGGTTTTAAGCCAACGCTTGCTGCAAATGGGGCATTGGGCACGGGTTACAGTTCGGTAATTTCCAATTCAAATTTCTCGAAAACTAGCTATTTTACGCAATTAGATAATAATTTTTACCAACGTGTAGGACTCAATTTATCCATTCCAATTTTCTCAAACAGAATCAATAAAACCAATCTTGAAAAAGCTAATATTGGTTTTAAACAAGCCAATATCAATCTGCAAAATAGCCAACTGGTTTTATCGCAAGAGGTGGAACAGGCGTATCTCAACTTTACAAATGCCTTACAGGCTTATAATGCGGCGAAAGAGCAATTGAGCGCCGTGACAGAAACGTACCGAATTGTCAATGAACAATTCCGGCTGGGCGGTATAAATTCATTTGATTTATTACAGCAGCGAAATCAATATGTACAGGCTGTTCAGTCTTATACACAAACAAAATATACCGCTGTTTTGCAACAAAAAATATATGATTTCTATAGAGGAATTCCAATACAATTATAA
- a CDS encoding efflux RND transporter periplasmic adaptor subunit, protein MKKKIIGLSVLIVIGVAAILYFMSRKKTQEITFVTSKAHYGAIAKSVTATGTVQPVDTVSVGAQVSGVVKNIYVDFNSVVKKGQLLAKIDPSIIIAQTEQSKANLMTARSNLTFQESTFERQKQLFNLGAISKADYQLAQNQYNSAKASVASAVAQLNITTKNLYYTNIYSPIDGVVLNRNVSAGQTIASSFNAPTLFVIAKDLTKMQVRASVDEADIGGVKAGQKVTFTVDAFPNDTFEGTVEEILLHPSVSANVVTYKTLINVENVEMKLKPGMTASINIYTEQDDNALLIPSRSLNFKPDSTMTARYVIIKEERSFIGTDKNGIKRNKPQKDSVNENMQKAFVWIKKGDTLQQKTIMIGLNDDASVKVIKGLSPKDDVITNAITNGENNNANNAQKSPFMPQMPGRRSSGGSRN, encoded by the coding sequence ATGAAAAAAAAGATAATAGGGTTATCCGTTTTAATTGTAATTGGAGTTGCTGCCATTCTGTATTTCATGTCGCGAAAAAAAACGCAGGAAATTACTTTTGTAACCAGTAAAGCGCATTATGGGGCTATTGCCAAAAGTGTGACGGCAACAGGAACCGTTCAGCCTGTGGATACCGTTTCTGTTGGTGCACAAGTTTCTGGTGTTGTAAAAAATATTTATGTTGATTTTAATAGTGTGGTTAAGAAAGGGCAATTGCTAGCCAAAATAGATCCGTCAATTATTATAGCACAAACCGAACAATCAAAAGCAAACCTCATGACCGCCAGAAGTAATCTGACCTTTCAGGAAAGCACTTTTGAAAGACAAAAGCAATTGTTCAACTTGGGAGCCATCAGCAAAGCCGATTACCAGTTGGCGCAAAATCAATATAATAGTGCGAAAGCTTCAGTTGCTAGTGCCGTTGCCCAATTAAATATTACGACTAAGAATCTTTATTACACCAATATTTATTCTCCTATTGACGGAGTTGTACTCAATAGAAATGTGAGCGCTGGTCAGACCATTGCTTCCAGTTTTAATGCGCCAACATTATTCGTTATTGCAAAAGACCTTACTAAAATGCAGGTTCGTGCGTCCGTCGATGAAGCTGATATAGGCGGAGTCAAAGCGGGACAGAAGGTAACTTTTACGGTAGATGCTTTCCCTAATGACACGTTTGAAGGAACCGTTGAAGAAATTTTGCTGCATCCTTCGGTATCGGCAAATGTGGTAACTTATAAAACTTTAATCAATGTTGAAAATGTCGAAATGAAACTTAAGCCGGGTATGACGGCAAGCATCAATATTTATACGGAACAAGACGATAATGCCTTATTAATTCCATCCCGATCATTGAACTTCAAACCTGATTCCACTATGACTGCTCGATATGTTATTATAAAGGAGGAAAGAAGTTTTATAGGAACCGACAAAAATGGTATCAAAAGAAATAAGCCCCAAAAGGATAGTGTAAATGAAAACATGCAAAAAGCATTTGTTTGGATAAAAAAAGGAGACACTTTACAACAGAAAACCATAATGATTGGTTTGAATGATGATGCTTCTGTAAAAGTGATAAAAGGGCTTTCGCCAAAGGACGACGTAATAACAAATGCGATAACCAATGGTGAAAACAATAATGCGAATAATGCACAAAAAAGCCCGTTTATGCCGCAAATGCCAGGAAGAAGAAGCTCAGGCGGTTCCAGAAATTAA
- a CDS encoding ABC transporter ATP-binding protein, which translates to MNSIIVEIKNLFREFQMGGEVVKALNNVSFTINSGEFITIMGSSGSGKTTLLNILGCLDQPTSGDYFLDGTNISTFSKNELARLRNLKLGFIFQSYNLLPRTSAIENVELPLLYNPKISSKERKGKATKALEAVNLKDRINYLPSQLSGGQQQRVAIARALVNDPILILADEATGNLDSRNSYGIMALMQELNDVQGKTIVFITHEPDIATFSKRTITLRDGQIINDSINTNVRSAKEVLQSLPPLSELPTPAK; encoded by the coding sequence ATGAACTCCATTATAGTTGAAATAAAAAATCTATTTAGAGAATTCCAAATGGGTGGCGAAGTTGTTAAAGCGCTTAACAATGTCAGTTTTACCATTAATTCCGGCGAATTCATCACGATCATGGGCAGCAGCGGCTCGGGTAAAACGACCTTATTGAATATATTAGGGTGTTTAGACCAACCTACATCTGGTGATTATTTTTTGGATGGAACTAATATCAGCACATTTTCCAAAAATGAGCTGGCAAGACTTCGCAATTTGAAATTGGGTTTTATTTTTCAATCGTATAATTTATTGCCTAGAACATCAGCAATCGAAAATGTGGAGTTACCGCTTTTGTATAATCCGAAAATATCTTCAAAAGAGCGCAAGGGAAAAGCCACGAAAGCGCTGGAAGCTGTTAATCTAAAAGACAGGATTAATTATCTTCCAAGTCAATTGTCTGGAGGTCAACAGCAACGTGTTGCCATTGCGAGAGCTTTGGTAAATGATCCAATATTGATTCTTGCCGATGAAGCCACCGGAAATCTGGATTCCAGAAATTCTTATGGGATTATGGCATTGATGCAAGAACTAAATGATGTTCAGGGAAAAACAATTGTTTTTATCACCCATGAACCGGATATTGCTACGTTCAGTAAACGAACCATTACACTGCGAGATGGTCAGATTATAAATGATAGTATCAATACCAATGTTCGCTCTGCAAAAGAAGTTCTGCAGAGCCTTCCGCCACTTAGTGAATTACCAACTCCAGCAAAATGA